In Bacteroidia bacterium, one genomic interval encodes:
- a CDS encoding CoA-binding protein: MKNLKYLFEPKSIAVIGASVKPGTVGNAIFSNILLSNFNGTIFPVNPKYDNIMSVKAYKDVISIPDAVDMAVICVPAKAVVNVIKQCAKRGVKAVAIITAGFKEIGKVGKKLEDEIIDIANKHNIALLGPNILGIINTQKDVNLNANFALKMPKVGNVALISQSGAIGVVALDYAHQHDLGISKFVSIGNKAVIDESDVLEYLIDDKETKIITMYAEDIRKPSRFFEMANKAAAKHKPIIIIKTGRSVRGAIATHSHTGALSSSDTAYDALFAQCGVIRVESLEQLFECAKGFTGFVQPKGNRVVVVTNGGGMGIIATDAAERNGLEMTTFEPKTLAALKKVLPPTAGIHNPVDIIGDADAQRLKNALAEVVKDKNVDAVIVCILPTSETNMDEIADCLCIFAKANPNLPILSNLMSLDPEPSFEQSLEKANIPNFDFPEIDIRVLGAMIKYYDWIKQPQKKTEKFKVDKKQAEEMWKKLKKENRIHLS; the protein is encoded by the coding sequence ATGAAAAATCTAAAATATCTTTTCGAACCAAAGTCTATTGCAGTTATTGGCGCTTCTGTAAAGCCAGGAACTGTTGGAAATGCCATTTTTTCCAATATTCTTTTATCAAATTTTAATGGAACGATTTTCCCTGTGAACCCAAAGTATGATAATATTATGAGTGTAAAAGCTTATAAAGATGTTATCTCCATTCCTGATGCCGTTGACATGGCGGTTATTTGTGTTCCTGCTAAAGCAGTCGTAAATGTGATTAAGCAATGCGCTAAAAGAGGAGTAAAAGCGGTAGCGATTATAACGGCAGGCTTTAAAGAAATTGGAAAAGTAGGAAAGAAATTAGAAGATGAGATAATTGACATTGCTAACAAACACAACATCGCTTTGCTTGGTCCTAATATTTTAGGAATTATAAATACACAAAAGGATGTCAATCTGAATGCAAACTTCGCTCTTAAGATGCCCAAAGTGGGTAATGTGGCTTTAATATCACAAAGCGGAGCAATAGGAGTTGTAGCACTTGACTATGCACACCAGCATGATTTGGGCATTTCAAAATTTGTTTCAATCGGAAATAAAGCGGTGATAGATGAAAGTGATGTGTTAGAATATTTGATTGATGATAAGGAAACTAAAATAATTACGATGTATGCCGAAGACATTAGAAAGCCTTCTCGCTTTTTTGAAATGGCAAATAAAGCCGCAGCAAAACATAAACCAATCATTATTATAAAAACAGGAAGATCTGTTCGTGGCGCTATTGCCACACATTCGCACACGGGAGCATTATCCAGTTCGGATACCGCTTATGATGCACTTTTTGCACAATGCGGTGTAATCCGAGTGGAATCCCTTGAACAATTATTTGAATGTGCGAAAGGATTTACTGGTTTTGTACAGCCAAAAGGAAATCGAGTTGTTGTTGTTACCAACGGAGGAGGAATGGGGATTATTGCCACCGATGCTGCTGAAAGAAATGGATTGGAAATGACAACATTTGAGCCGAAAACATTAGCAGCTCTAAAAAAAGTATTACCGCCAACCGCAGGTATTCATAATCCGGTTGATATAATAGGGGATGCTGATGCGCAACGACTAAAAAATGCACTTGCGGAGGTAGTAAAAGATAAAAATGTTGATGCTGTTATTGTGTGCATTCTGCCGACATCAGAAACAAATATGGACGAGATAGCAGACTGCCTCTGCATTTTTGCAAAAGCAAATCCGAATTTACCCATTTTATCGAATCTGATGTCCTTAGACCCAGAACCTTCCTTTGAACAATCACTGGAAAAAGCAAACATTCCAAATTTCGACTTTCCTGAAATTGATATCCGCGTTCTTGGTGCAATGATCAAATATTATGACTGGATAAAGCAACCACAGAAGAAAACGGAAAAGTTTAAAGTAGATAAAAAGCAAGCGGAAGAAATGTGGAAAAAACTCAAAAAAGAAAATAGAATTCACCTTTCTGA
- a CDS encoding alpha/beta fold hydrolase, whose protein sequence is MENSKEFSVSGLINGILKVNKKIAENYLKNSSAYHHDNRDIALSYFNFFSKIVVNPHELAKVQNVYWDLFKNQQKVWENVFMNSSSKNNVPFIEPQEGDKRFLAPEWTNILYFNFIKQNYLLIEKSAERIIDEVDMDDKEKKRLEFYNDQYVDLFSPANSLATNPEALKLAFESKGKSLWQGFTNFVQDIEKGKISQSDESAFEVGKNLAMTPGSVIYENELIQLIQYAPATKQVHEIPMLIIPPWINKYYILDIEPQRSFVKFLTEKGITAYIISWRNPSPGMGHLTFDDYVQEGVLRAIKVVKEISEVKKINTLGYCLGGTLLSVAASILSLNKQSNPINSATFLASMVDFSDIGPMGAVVTKALVKKIERGELLKDGIMHGHDMERAFNLIRVNDLVWHYAVNNYLKGIKPTAFNVLYWTNDNTNLPAEMYKYYMRKMVLENKLSRKNALTICNSPIDIGKIEFPVFVIGLNEDYISPAHTVFTTTKLVNGPVEFILGGSGHVMGATNPPSKNKYGYYLDGKLGGSFENWKKTAKFFEGSWWTPWSERLLENSGKQIPAQKKQGNEKYEIIEPAPGKYVMEKCSDSIKKNVEISLGKNKNHIYQKENKLIFEKNLNHTN, encoded by the coding sequence ATGGAAAATTCAAAAGAGTTTAGTGTTTCCGGATTAATAAACGGGATATTAAAAGTCAACAAAAAAATAGCAGAAAACTATTTAAAAAATAGTTCCGCGTATCATCACGATAATCGCGACATAGCATTATCATATTTCAATTTTTTTTCTAAGATCGTAGTAAATCCACATGAACTGGCTAAAGTTCAAAATGTGTATTGGGATTTGTTTAAAAATCAGCAGAAAGTATGGGAAAATGTTTTTATGAATTCATCCTCTAAAAACAATGTTCCGTTTATTGAACCTCAAGAAGGAGATAAACGTTTTTTAGCTCCCGAATGGACAAATATTCTCTATTTCAATTTTATTAAACAGAATTATTTGCTGATTGAAAAATCTGCAGAAAGAATTATTGATGAAGTTGATATGGATGATAAGGAAAAGAAAAGGCTGGAATTTTATAATGATCAATATGTAGATCTCTTTTCCCCGGCAAACTCTCTGGCAACAAATCCTGAAGCATTAAAATTAGCTTTTGAAAGTAAAGGTAAAAGTTTATGGCAAGGGTTTACTAATTTTGTACAAGACATTGAAAAAGGTAAAATCAGCCAGAGCGATGAGTCTGCTTTTGAGGTAGGTAAAAATCTTGCAATGACTCCCGGATCAGTTATCTATGAAAATGAATTAATACAATTAATTCAATATGCACCAGCTACAAAGCAAGTGCATGAAATTCCCATGCTCATCATTCCGCCTTGGATCAATAAATATTATATTCTTGACATTGAACCGCAACGATCTTTTGTGAAATTCTTAACCGAAAAAGGTATAACTGCATATATTATTTCGTGGCGAAATCCATCACCAGGAATGGGACATTTGACTTTTGATGATTATGTTCAGGAAGGCGTATTAAGGGCTATAAAAGTAGTAAAAGAAATTTCTGAAGTAAAAAAAATAAACACCTTAGGTTATTGCCTCGGAGGAACACTTTTAAGTGTAGCTGCCTCTATTCTTTCTCTTAACAAACAATCCAATCCGATTAATTCGGCTACATTCCTCGCCTCCATGGTGGATTTTTCAGACATTGGACCAATGGGTGCCGTTGTTACTAAAGCCTTAGTAAAAAAAATAGAACGTGGAGAGCTTTTGAAAGATGGCATCATGCATGGACACGACATGGAACGGGCATTTAATCTTATTCGAGTAAATGATTTGGTATGGCATTATGCTGTAAATAACTACCTGAAAGGTATTAAACCTACCGCATTTAATGTGCTATACTGGACCAATGACAATACCAATCTTCCTGCTGAAATGTATAAATATTATATGCGCAAAATGGTTTTGGAAAATAAACTTAGCAGGAAAAACGCATTAACCATTTGCAACAGCCCGATAGATATTGGCAAAATAGAATTTCCGGTATTTGTAATTGGACTAAACGAAGATTACATTTCTCCAGCCCATACAGTATTTACAACAACAAAGTTAGTAAACGGACCAGTTGAATTTATTCTGGGTGGATCTGGCCACGTGATGGGAGCCACAAATCCGCCATCAAAAAATAAATACGGCTATTATCTTGATGGCAAATTAGGAGGAAGTTTTGAGAATTGGAAAAAAACTGCCAAATTTTTTGAAGGTAGTTGGTGGACACCTTGGAGCGAACGACTACTTGAAAATTCAGGTAAACAAATTCCTGCACAAAAAAAACAAGGAAACGAAAAATACGAAATAATTGAACCTGCTCCTGGAAAGTATGTGATGGAAAAATGTTCTGATTCTATTAAAAAAAACGTAGAAATAAGTTTGGGTAAAAATAAAAATCACATTTATCAGAAAGAAAATAAATTAATTTTTGAAAAGAACTTGAATCATACCAATTAA
- the fabG gene encoding 3-oxoacyl-ACP reductase FabG, whose protein sequence is MKKLENKTVFITGGLSGIGHACAIEAAKEGANIAIADLKSESVDKAMDEIKKINPKAIFVECDVSNFKQVESAIQKVVTTFSTLDVALNNAGIGGKPSKVGEMTEEAWLQVIGINLNGVFNCMRHELAQMSKQKSGVIVSMSSVMGKVGIPGSAHYVAAKHGVIGLTETAALEYATEGIRVNAICPGFIDTPLLTKAHVNQHPEARQHIIDLHPMKRLGKAEEIAKGFIFLASNDSSFISGTALEIDGGYLAE, encoded by the coding sequence ATGAAAAAATTAGAAAACAAAACAGTATTTATCACCGGAGGTTTATCCGGCATTGGTCATGCTTGCGCCATAGAAGCAGCAAAGGAAGGTGCCAATATTGCTATTGCTGATCTTAAATCAGAATCGGTTGATAAGGCAATGGATGAAATAAAAAAAATAAATCCAAAGGCAATATTTGTCGAATGCGATGTATCCAATTTTAAACAAGTTGAATCAGCAATTCAAAAAGTAGTTACCACATTTTCAACGCTGGATGTTGCGCTTAACAATGCTGGTATTGGTGGTAAACCAAGCAAAGTAGGCGAAATGACCGAAGAGGCATGGCTACAAGTGATTGGAATAAATCTTAACGGAGTATTTAATTGCATGAGACATGAATTAGCGCAAATGTCAAAACAAAAAAGCGGAGTTATTGTAAGTATGTCGTCCGTTATGGGTAAAGTTGGAATTCCGGGTTCAGCTCATTATGTAGCTGCAAAACATGGTGTGATTGGGCTTACCGAAACAGCCGCTCTTGAATACGCAACAGAAGGAATCAGAGTAAATGCAATTTGTCCAGGCTTTATTGATACACCACTACTCACCAAAGCTCATGTAAACCAACATCCTGAGGCGAGGCAACACATTATTGACCTGCATCCAATGAAGCGATTAGGTAAAGCCGAAGAGATTGCAAAAGGATTTATTTTTCTTGCTTCTAATGATAGTTCATTTATTTCGGGAACTGCTCTTGAAATTGATGGTGGTTATTTGGCAGAATAA
- a CDS encoding beta-ketoacyl synthase N-terminal-like domain-containing protein, whose protein sequence is MKITTKKSGVYITGIGQMQMQKNTELSIREMGAKVIHQTMENAGIEKVDAIYIGNMLSGILSNQQQLRSLIATTAGLKGTEAVTIEAACASGGAAIRVGFMAIMSGLCDTVAVCGLERMSHGDKDFVTRAIATACDWENEGSKGESFITLNSRLMKMYIDKYKMADNSFGMFSVNAHKNANSNPNALFHKEISIEDYLNSKFISDPVRLYDASPVCDGAAAIILSKYPKNINYSISIPQVKITGSASATEFVSISDRANPLAAEGVQMSGRKSLQMANVTTKDIDFFELHDAYSIISTLSLEAMGFAKQGEGWRLAAEGEIFRDGKTPVSTFGGLKARGHAIGASGVYQAVEAYLQLTDKAAENQIKKEAKTGLIQSIGGTASTTITHVLERV, encoded by the coding sequence ATGAAAATCACGACTAAAAAGTCAGGTGTATATATCACAGGGATTGGGCAAATGCAAATGCAAAAAAATACTGAATTAAGTATTCGGGAAATGGGTGCCAAAGTAATACACCAAACCATGGAAAATGCAGGAATAGAAAAGGTTGACGCTATTTATATAGGTAATATGTTGTCTGGCATATTATCCAATCAACAACAATTAAGATCGCTTATTGCAACTACAGCAGGTTTAAAAGGCACTGAAGCAGTTACAATAGAAGCTGCATGCGCATCTGGCGGAGCTGCTATAAGAGTAGGTTTTATGGCAATAATGAGTGGACTTTGCGATACAGTGGCTGTGTGTGGTTTGGAAAGAATGTCGCATGGAGATAAAGATTTTGTTACTCGCGCAATTGCCACAGCTTGTGATTGGGAAAATGAAGGCAGTAAAGGAGAATCTTTTATTACACTCAATTCAAGGTTAATGAAAATGTATATTGATAAGTATAAAATGGCAGACAATTCTTTTGGAATGTTTAGCGTCAATGCGCACAAAAATGCTAACTCCAACCCCAATGCCTTATTTCATAAAGAAATATCTATTGAGGATTATCTGAATTCTAAGTTTATTTCTGATCCAGTGAGGCTCTACGATGCTTCTCCTGTTTGCGATGGTGCCGCAGCTATAATACTTTCCAAATACCCAAAAAATATTAATTATTCTATTAGCATTCCTCAGGTAAAAATAACTGGCTCCGCTTCTGCAACAGAATTTGTATCCATCAGCGACCGTGCTAATCCATTGGCTGCAGAGGGTGTTCAAATGTCGGGCAGAAAATCATTACAAATGGCAAATGTTACAACTAAAGATATTGATTTTTTTGAACTTCACGATGCCTATTCTATCATTTCAACGCTCTCCTTAGAAGCGATGGGATTTGCAAAACAGGGAGAAGGATGGAGACTTGCAGCAGAAGGAGAAATATTCAGAGATGGAAAAACACCTGTTTCCACTTTTGGAGGATTAAAAGCAAGAGGTCATGCCATTGGCGCATCTGGTGTTTATCAGGCAGTAGAAGCATATTTACAACTAACTGACAAAGCTGCTGAAAATCAAATTAAGAAAGAAGCTAAAACAGGACTTATACAAAGTATAGGTGGAACAGCATCTACTACTATTACTCACGTGTTAGAAAGGGTATGA
- a CDS encoding acetyl-CoA C-acyltransferase has product MKKEIYIVSAVRTAIGSFGGSLASVGATKLGAAVIKGALAKIKLDPKEVQEVLMGCVLEGNLGQAPARQAAIFAGLPSSVICTTINKVCASGMKAMMQGVQSILLEDADVVVVGGMENMSSVPFYDETHRWGHKFGDITLIDGLAKDGLTDVYHHSAMGNAADLCAKKYNISRKEQDDFAIESYKRAAKAWKEGKFKEEVISIEVPQHKGEPIQFSEDEEYKKADFKKISELKPVFTKDGTSTAANASKINDGAAALVLMSKEKAEELGLKPIAKILAYADAAQDSEWFTTSPSLAVPKAVVKAGLQMSDINYFELNEAFSVVGIVNTQLMKLDSAKVNVNGGAVSLGHPLGCSGARIIVTLINVLKQNKAKYGAAGICNGGGGASAMVIENC; this is encoded by the coding sequence ATGAAAAAAGAAATTTACATAGTATCAGCCGTACGCACAGCAATCGGCTCATTCGGAGGATCACTTGCATCGGTAGGGGCTACAAAATTAGGCGCTGCGGTAATTAAAGGCGCGCTCGCAAAAATAAAGTTAGATCCGAAAGAAGTACAGGAAGTTTTAATGGGTTGCGTGTTAGAAGGAAATCTCGGACAAGCTCCCGCGCGTCAAGCCGCAATTTTTGCCGGATTACCAAGCTCGGTTATCTGCACTACTATAAATAAAGTTTGCGCATCAGGAATGAAAGCTATGATGCAAGGTGTGCAAAGTATTTTATTGGAAGATGCGGACGTAGTTGTTGTTGGAGGCATGGAAAACATGAGTTCTGTACCATTCTATGATGAAACGCATCGTTGGGGACATAAATTTGGCGATATAACACTGATAGACGGATTAGCAAAGGATGGACTTACAGATGTATATCATCATTCTGCAATGGGAAATGCAGCAGACCTTTGTGCAAAAAAATATAATATCTCGCGTAAAGAACAAGATGATTTTGCCATTGAATCATACAAACGCGCTGCAAAAGCATGGAAGGAAGGTAAGTTTAAGGAAGAAGTTATTTCGATAGAAGTTCCGCAACATAAAGGTGAACCTATCCAATTTAGCGAAGACGAAGAATACAAAAAAGCAGATTTTAAAAAAATATCCGAGTTAAAACCCGTTTTCACGAAAGACGGCACAAGCACAGCGGCAAATGCATCAAAAATAAATGATGGAGCAGCAGCACTTGTATTGATGAGCAAAGAAAAGGCGGAAGAATTGGGATTAAAACCAATTGCGAAAATTTTAGCTTACGCAGATGCTGCACAAGATTCGGAATGGTTTACTACTTCTCCATCACTTGCCGTTCCGAAAGCAGTTGTAAAAGCAGGATTGCAAATGAGCGATATTAATTATTTCGAACTTAACGAAGCATTTTCAGTGGTAGGAATTGTTAATACACAACTAATGAAACTTGATTCTGCAAAAGTAAATGTCAATGGCGGTGCAGTTTCTCTTGGTCATCCCTTAGGATGTTCTGGTGCCCGCATTATTGTTACGCTCATAAATGTACTCAAGCAAAATAAAGCGAAGTATGGTGCTGCTGGAATCTGCAATGGCGGTGGTGGAGCCAGTGCAATGGTTATAGAGAATTGCTAA
- a CDS encoding MaoC family dehydratase — translation MKNDSSKKLAVVEDKEENVLAQMGKQFVFSRSFSSKEMKTFAELTGDNNPIHQSEEFAKQSIFKQRIVPGVLLMSMFSKIFGTLPDNSGIYEFQSCQFIKPVYLDETVKAIVELSSVDKIKNVGTFSTKCFKGQDELVLLGEAKVKFQKKKFN, via the coding sequence ATGAAAAACGATTCATCAAAAAAATTGGCAGTCGTTGAGGATAAAGAAGAGAATGTTTTAGCCCAAATGGGGAAACAATTTGTGTTTTCACGCAGTTTTTCATCAAAAGAGATGAAGACTTTTGCAGAACTTACAGGTGATAATAATCCTATTCATCAATCAGAAGAGTTTGCGAAACAATCCATCTTTAAACAGAGAATTGTCCCAGGTGTTTTACTGATGAGTATGTTTTCGAAAATTTTTGGAACACTGCCTGATAATAGTGGCATTTATGAATTTCAATCTTGTCAATTTATTAAACCTGTTTATTTGGATGAAACGGTAAAAGCAATAGTTGAACTATCTTCTGTAGATAAAATAAAAAATGTTGGGACATTTTCTACTAAGTGTTTTAAGGGACAAGACGAATTAGTGCTTTTGGGTGAGGCGAAAGTTAAATTCCAGAAAAAAAAATTCAATTAA
- a CDS encoding SHOCT domain-containing protein: MDYYNYHFWGMNFIWWFLWIIVLIWIFAIPYNIPGQRTQKDSPLDILKKRFASGEITKEEFQEHKKILFEDFTK; encoded by the coding sequence ATGGATTATTATAATTATCACTTCTGGGGAATGAACTTTATCTGGTGGTTCCTATGGATTATCGTATTGATTTGGATTTTCGCTATTCCTTATAATATTCCAGGACAGCGAACACAAAAAGATTCTCCGCTTGACATTTTGAAGAAGCGTTTCGCTTCAGGAGAGATTACAAAAGAAGAATTTCAGGAACATAAGAAAATTCTATTTGAGGATTTTACTAAATAG